From the Anabas testudineus chromosome 23, fAnaTes1.2, whole genome shotgun sequence genome, one window contains:
- the irak3 gene encoding interleukin-1 receptor-associated kinase 3: MDSSTFLYDVPPAVVERLCAVLDSGGDSFGWRALAVRIASSLLEVRMLERVEAAGRSPTRELLWSWAQQNSTVQDLLNVLQDMGHIRALQLIQGQVKVQTQTVDESPLPVRTHTKGQTAAVQVKEPLQLEASSSSPALSPKKPSGEKQPPLITFQDVREGTRDFHHEMRISEGHFSDVYRAQMGNKTFVVKLFKQGNATSWRKLWDIFRKEMEIHHLYQHPNILELLGCFSDEGRYCLVYPYLPSGSLFQRLHHQGQVPPLSWQERLNVIKGIAKALHHLHTAQPCPVICGNISSANILLDDDLQPKLSDFGLARLRPHSTSQHCTITLDTSYHSNLGYLPEEYIRDGKLSFSLDVYSFGMVILETVTGRKVTEDGPKQTQLRDLLITEVEDSGGVDSCLRFLDKTAGKWPTALALSLLGLALDCAASRHRNRPSMENVLPVLSQLLPPPVCPLADQPQSLDDGACIIDKHMVSSSIPVEDDEQHSLPGTPSHAGPCECSQSEVTYLSDIVGADGEAVVDLYCSWPVQCSCPAETGGVACEDCRANGFSSNHMDSPPTDFCVVENAAKQKVRNKLNLYNKGLIHTEEMLSETGLQ; this comes from the exons ATGGACTCCTCCACTTTTCTTTACGATGTGCCCCCGGCTGTCGTCGAAAGGCTCTGTGCGGTCCTGGACAGCGGAGGGGACAGCTTCGGATGGCGTGCGCTGG CTGTCCGGATCGCCTCCAGCTTGTTAGAAGTTCGCATGCTGGAGCGTGTGGAGGCTGCAGGCCGGAGTCCCACCAGGGAGCTGCTGTGGTCCTGGGCCCAGCAGAATTCAACCGTGCAGGACCTGCTGAACGTGCTGCAGGACATGGGCCACATCAGGGCTCTGCAGCTCATCCAGGGTCAAGTTAAAGTCCAGACACAAACTGTTGACG AGTCACCGTTGCCCGTCCGCACTCATACCAAAGGGCAGACCGCAGCAGTTCAAGTGAAG GAGCCCCTACAGCTCGAGGCGAGTTCTTCAAGTCCAGCATTAAGTCCCA AGAAGCCTTCTGGAGAAAAACAACCACCCCTGATCACGTTTCAGGATGTCAGAGAGGGAACCAGAGATTTTCACCATGAAATGAGAATTTCAGAAGGCCACTTCTCTGATGTCTACAGAGCGCAGAtgggaaataaaacatttgtggtGAAGCTTTTTAAACAG GGAAACGCGACGTCGTGGAGGAAGCTGTGGGACATCTTCAGAAAAGAAATGGAGATTCATCATTT GTATCAGCATCCCAACATCCTAGAGCTGTTGGGCTGTTTTTCTGATGAGGGCCGGTACTGTTTGGTCTATCCTTACCTCCCCAGTGGATCACTCTTCCAAAGGCTTCACCATCAG GGTCAAGTTCCCCCTCTGTCCTGGCAAGAGCGTCTCAATGTCATCAAGGGAATCGCAAAGGCCCTGCATCACCTCCACACAGCCCAGCCGTGCCCAGTCATCTGTGGCAACATCTCCAG TGCGAACATACTCTTAGATGATGACCTACAGCCCAAGCTGTCTGACTTTGGCTTGGCTCGCCTGCGTCCACATTCCACCAGTCAGCACTGTACCATCACCCTCGATACGAGCTACCACAGCAACCTGGGATACCTCCCCGAGGAGTACATCCGAGATGGCAAGCTGTCCTTCAGCCTGGACGTCTACAGCTTTGGAATG GTGATTTTGGAAACAGTAACAGGACGGAAGGTTACTGAGGATGGgcccaaacaaacacagctg AGGGATTTGCTCATCACTGAGGTGGAGGACAGTGGCGGTGTGGACTCTTGTCTGCGTTTTTTGGACAAGACAGCTGGCAAGTGGCCAACCGCTCTGGCCCTCAGCCTCCTGGGTCTGGCCCTGGACTGCGCCGCTAGCCGCCACCGCAACAGGCCAAGCATGGAGAAT GTACTTCCGGTACTGAGCCAACTGCTTCCTCCACCTGTCTGCCCCCTTGCTGACCAACCCCAAAGTCTGGACGATGGAGCCTGTATTATTGATAAGCACATGGTCTCATCTTCAATACCCGTGGAGGACGACGAACAGCACAGCCTCCCTGGCACTCCATCACATGCAGGACCCTGTGAATGCAGCCAGTCCGAGGTGACATATTTGAGTGACATTGTGGGTGCTGATGGTGAGGCTGTAGTCGACCTGTACTGCAGCTGGCCTGTACAGTGCAGCTGCCCGGCTGAGACTGGCGGCGTAGCCTGCGAGGACTGCAGGGCCAACGGCTTCAGCTCAAACCACATGGACAGTCCTCCGA CTGACTTCTGCGTGGTGGAAAATGCTGCCAAGCAGAAAGTGAGAAACAAACTGAATCTTTATAACAAAGGACTGATTCACACGGAGGAGATGCTCTCTGAGACAGGACTGCAGTAG
- the LOC113164593 gene encoding beta-2-microglobulin-like, with the protein MKLLLCLAALTAVYCTVDSVRTPPKVQLYSRDPGEYNKENTLICHTSGFHPPDITIRILKDGKELPDAKQTDLSFAQDWRFRVTKYVPFKPQKGETFTCEVTHGSTKNVYSWEPNM; encoded by the exons ATGAAACTCCTGTTGTGTCTAGCAGCTCTGACTGCTGTCTACTGCACAGTGGACTCCGTCAGAA CTCCACCCAAGGTTCAGTTGTACAGCCGTGACCCAGGAGAGTACAACAAGGAAAACACCCTGATCTGCCACACCAGCGGCTTCCACCCACCCGACATCACCATCCGGATTCTGAAGGATGGAAAAGAACTCCCTGACGCCAAGCAGACCGACCTGTCCTTCGCACAGGACTGGCGCTTCCGTGTGACCAAGTACGTCCCCTTCAAGCCCCAGAAGGGAGAGACTTTCACCTGCGAGGTCACTCATGGATCCACAAAGAATGTTTATTCCTGGG agccAAACATGTAA
- the cdnf gene encoding cerebral dopamine neurotrophic factor: MSVLPLVFLLFCRSFTYSAADDCEVCLGFLSRLYTSLTSTHADLTPALVEEELIQACTAAQGKEARLCYYLGASSDAATRVTASVSRPLASHVPVEKICQRLSSRDTQICQLRYEPQLKNLSTDGLKKMRVVELMNILASWGEECRGCLEKHEFVSLIQEKAPLHAHSTEL, from the exons TGCTCCCACTCgtctttctgctgttttgcaGAAGCTTCACTTATTCTGCGGCTGACGACTGTGAAG TGTGTCTGGGCTTTCTCAGCAGACTGTACACTAGTCTGACCTCCACCCACGCCGATCTCACTCCTGCCCTGGTGGAGGAAGAGCTGATCCAGGCCTGCACGGCTGCTCAAGGCAAAGAGGCCAGGCTG TGTTACTACCTCGGAGCCAGCAGTGATGCAGCAACACGCGTCACGGCGTCGGTGTCTCGGCCTCTGGCCTCCCACGTCCCAGTGGAAAAGATCTGCCAGCGCCTCAGCAGCAGAGACACGCAGATCTGCCAGCTCAGATATG aGCCTCAGCTGAAGAATCTGAGCACTGATGGACTCAAGAAGATGAGAGTCGTGGAGCTAATGAACATTTTAGCCTCGTGGGGAGAAGAGTGCCGAGGCTGCCTGGAGAAACATGAATTTGTGAGCCTCATCCAGGAGAAAGCACCACTGCATGCTCACAGTACAGAACTATGA
- the helb gene encoding LOW QUALITY PROTEIN: DNA helicase B (The sequence of the model RefSeq protein was modified relative to this genomic sequence to represent the inferred CDS: deleted 1 base in 1 codon) — protein MSARRGKLRGGLGTLEGYILPKNKTEDDEADDSEEENEEEEQQPEFLDVAEIDKVSSGGHLFQSWVPLCKVQFRTISGYDYQVEGRFALRAPWWQVTCSVVEQRDRLVVKGFPSYKLRSDLDRQDWIHIVSLFLTACGVEEQNRSLFFDWLPTNRNVSLNNLIEVLDEFSKAGNEAQAQMIRTRLLNSDAWLQVQASCLYPHVMKYLPTLLPHQFTNLLGMAKRSPTLPATNTTQTGMSPQQGDDRQEEQEGVLAKLEHIIANDVWKLGFTRLVYRELKLVRCEAQLRAFEECNLLQKMLPLHRCSLMVYDHLKKHCFSTGSTCLNENELREKLTKGEKMSDDHVWEAIDFLKEQTIVVLDKRLVVLFNFNEYETGIANCLRKLVERGPWNIPVNPVEVLQAAAEERWRDNIKKSEEATSHPVEGSPSVAAPTNQPDLLSCEKESPSVKSEDQIARNPSCAFPEQQSATCSPIKLDPDHVQAAQMICANPITIISGKAGCGKTTVVSELFRAAVMRGSWEQQKTHEAWGGNENDTGGSPLSWPDEDERRPIQSDKEILLTAPTGRAASLLSKKTKFQAYTLHQVLFRLTITKKNPELWEFQDVRILVVDEGSMVPVHLLYSVLKLLTHHSALRKFIILGDVRQLPSIQPGNVLHDLFSSLIRVGWAIEMKTNHRAESQLIVENAGIIADSGMKSSTYGFKLKYDAIVDLDDFHDTLTADKKFILIRMPLKGSDDDLQKAARFLIGTAPGLNDHTTSQFITFKRDDVALINELCCKHYNNHTTKNHKNKLKFQPGDKVCCTRNGYVGVEGEDDSNDLDETDAPNQTQSGEKKKEKPGLRLCNGEIFFIRADTTKVDGKQRSRFMTLDDGDGRVFTVNYKEIQRKCRLQHAWARTIHTYQGSENETIVYVVGDSWAQRWKHIYTAITRGQKRVYVVSKERAIKEAIEKKEVPRQTRLSALVKDQIVQPEMLVGMEAEKEGAMSAGHKRQRTHSPEHEEVPCKQHQSG, from the exons ATGTCTGCGAGAAGGGGGAAGCTGCGAGGTGGATTGGGGACACTGGAAGGGTACATTTTACCTAAAAACAAAACGGAAGACGACGAGGCCGACGACTCCGAGGAGGAaaatgaagaggaagagcagcagccTGAATTCCTGGATGTAGCGGAAATTGACAAAGTTTCTTCTGGAGGACATTTATTCCAGTCATGGGTGCCTCTCTGTAAAG ttcagttccgGACCATCTCTGGATATGACTACCAGGTGGAGGGGCGCTTCGCTCTCAGGGCTCCATGGTGGCAGGTGACCTGTTCTGTGGTGGAACAGCGAGACAGGCTGGTTGTGAAGGGGTTTCCTTCTTACAAGCTACGTTCTGATCTGGACAGACAAGACTGGATCCATATTGTGTCCCTGTTCCTGACAGCCTGTGGAGTGGAAGAACAGAACAGGAGCCTGTTTTTCGACTGGTTACCAACAAATAGAAATGTCTCCTTAAACAACCTGATTGAAGTCCTTGATGAATTTTCCAAAGCGGGAAATGAAGCTCAGGCACAGATGATTAGAACCCGACTTTTAAATTCAG ATGCTTGGCTGCAAGTGCAAGCATCCTGTCTGTATCCACATGTAATGAAATACCTTCCCACCCTGCTGCCTCACCAATTCACCAACCTGCTTGGAATGGCAAAAAGAAGTCCAACTCTACCAGCgacaaacaccacacagactGGAATGAGTCCACAGCAAGGTGATGATAGACAAGAGGAACAGGAAGGCGTCCTGGCTAAACTGGAACACATCATTGCAAATGATGTGTGGAAGCTGGGATTTACCCGT CTTGTTTATAGGGAACTGAAACTTGTGCGTTGTGAAGCTCAACTCAGGGCGTTTGAGGAATGCAACCTGCTTCAGAAAATGCTACCACTGCACCGTTGCTCCCTGATGGTATATGATCATCTGAAAAAGCATTGTTTTTCTACAGGCAGTACCTGCTTAAATGAAAATGAGCTTCGTGAAAAACTTACAAAGGGTGAAAAGATGTCTGATGACCATGTTTGGGAAGCCATTGATTTCCTCAAGGAACAGACTATAGTGGTGCTTGACAAGCGTCTTGTGGtactttttaactttaatgaaTATGAGACAGGCATTGCTAACTGCCTCCGAAAACTTGTAGAACGTGGACCATGGAACATCCCAGTTAATCCTGTAGAGGTGCTGcaagcagctgcagaggagagatggcgagataacataaaaaaatcagaGGAAGCCACCAGTCACCCAGTTGAAGGTAGCCCTTCAGTCGCGGCCCCTACAAATCAACCTGATTTACTTTCCTGTGAGAAGGAGAGCCCTTCAGTCAAATCAGAAGATCAAATAGCCCGAAACCCATCATGTGCATTCCCGGAACAGCAGTCCGCAACCTGCAGTCCCATCAAACTGGACCCGGACCATGTTCAAGCTGCACAGATGATCTGTGCTAATCCAATAACCATCATCAGTGGAAAGGCTGGCTGTGGGAAAACCACAGTGGTCAGTGAgctgttcagagctgctgtgatGCGTGGCAGCTgggagcagcagaaaacacatgaGGCCTGGGGAGGCAACGAGAATGATACTGGAGGTTCTCCATTGTCATGGCCAGATGAAGATGAGCGACGACCTATACAAAGCGATAAGGAGATACTTTTGACTGCTCCTACAGGGAGAGCAGCCTCTCTGCTGTCCAAGAAGACCAAATTCCAGGCATACACTCTGCATCAG GTGCTGTTTAGATTGACgataacaaagaaaaatcctGAACTGTGGGAGTTCCAGGATGTTCGTATTCTGGTTGTAGATGAGGGCAGCATGGTCCCTGTCCATCTCCTCTACTCTGTCCTCAAGTTACTTACACATCACTCTGCACTTAGGAAATTCATTATACTCG GGGATGTCAGACAGCTTCCCAGTATCCAGCCTGGGAATGTTCTACACGACCTGTTTAGCAGTCTCATACGGGTCGGGTGGGCTATTGAGATGAAGACTAACCACCGTGCAGAGTCTCAACTCATTGTTGAAAATGCTGGaat CATTGCCGACAGCGGGATGAAGTCCAGCACTTATGGATTTAAGTTGAAGTATGATGCCATAGTGGATTTAGATGATTTTCATGATACCCTTACTGCGGACAAGAAGTTCATCCTCATTCGTATGCCTTTAAAAGGCTCCGATGATG ATTTACAGAAGGCTGCCAGGTTCCTGATTGGCACTGCTCCTGGGCTGAATGACCATACAACTTCACAGTTCATTACTTTCAAAAg AGATGATGTAGCACTCATCAACGAGCTTTGCTGTAAGCATTACAACAATCATACAACTAA AAACCATAAAAATAAGCTGAAGTTTCAGCCTGGAGACAAAGTCTGTTGCACCAGGAATGGCTATGTTGGAGTTGAAGGAGAGGACGACAGTAATGACCTGGACGAGACAGATGCGCCAAACCAAACGCAAAGTggggaaaagaagaaagaaaagcctGGACTGCGTCTCTGTAACGGAGAGATTTTCTTTATTAGAGCG gacacaacTAAAGTAGATGGCAAACAGCGCAGCCGTTTCATGACTCTGGATGATGGTGACGGACGCGTTTTTACGGTTAATTAcaaagaaatacagagaaagtGCAGGTTGCAGCACGCTTGGGCCAGGACCATCCACACCTACCAG GGCTCAGAGAATGAGACCATTGTCTATGTAGTGGGAGATTCCTGGGCCCAGAGATGGAAGCACATCTATACTGCTATAACACGGGGGCAGAAACGTGTCTATGTGGTCTCCAAAGAAAGA GCCATTAAAGAAGCCATTGAGAAGAAAGAGGTCCCAAGACAAACCAGGCTTTCAGCTCTCGTCAAAGATCAGATAGTGCAGCCTGAGATGCTAGTAG GGATGGAAGCGGAAAAAGAAGGAGCAATGTCAGCAGGCCACAAAAGGCAAAGGACTCACTCGCCAGAACATGAGGAAGTGCCGTGCAAACAACATCAATCAGgttga
- the LOC113164746 gene encoding beta-2-microglobulin-like, which translates to MKLFVCAVFLSLVFLELSMAKESSPKVQVYSRLPGEIGKQNVLICHVTGFYPPEIEIEVLRNNQAIPHAKQTDLAFEEDWHYHLTKHATFTPNKDETYSCRVTHLGKPRIYTWESDV; encoded by the exons ATGAAGTTATTTGTCTGCGCAGTCTTCCTCAGTCTTGTCTTCCTCGAACTGTCAATGGCGAAAGAAT CGTCACCTAAGGTTCAGGTGTACAGCCGTTTGCCAGGAGAGATCGGGAAACAAAACGTCCTCATCTGTCATGTGACCGGATTCTACCCACCTGAGATCGAAATTGAGGTGCTCCGGAACAACCAGGCAATCCCCCATGCCAAGCAGACCGACCTGGCCTTTGAGGAGGACTGGCACTACCACCTGACCAAACATGCCACCTTCACCCCAAACAAAGACGAAACCTATTCTTGCAGGGTGACTCACTTAGGGAAGCCCAGGATATACACTTGGg AATCTGATGTGTAA
- the tmbim4 gene encoding protein lifeguard 4 has product MSSEKYPRSSIEDDFNYGTNVATASVQIRMDFLRKVYTLLSLQIILTTATSALFMFSQTIKEFVHASPAVVLVSALGSLVLLLALAMYRHQHPANLYLLFAFTLLEAVSVATALTFYEYSTVLQALFLTCAVFAGLTAYTFQSKRDFSKMGAGLFTCLWILIIASFMRFFFNSDSTELVFAGAGALVFCGFIIYDTHLLMKQLSPEEHILASINLYLDIVNLFLHILRMLDSMKKH; this is encoded by the exons ATGAGTTCTGAAAAATACCCCAGGTCTTCCATTGAAGACGACTTTAACTATGGCACAAATGTTGCTACCGCCAGTGTCCAGATTCGTATGG aCTTTCTCAGGAAGGTGTACACCCTCCTGAGCCTGCAGATCATCCTGACCACAGCCACCTCTGCACTCTTCATGTTCTCTCAGACCATCAAGGAGTTCGTCCATGCTAG CCCTGCTGTTGTTCTGGTTTCGGCTCTGGGTTCTCTGGTTCTTCTGCTGGCCCTGGCCATGTACAGGCACCAACATCCGGCAAACCTCTACctgctgtttgcattt ACTCTGTTGGAGGCGGTTTCTGTAGCCACAGCAT TGACCTTTTATGAGTACTCCACTGTACTGCAAGCCTTGTTCCTgacctgtgctgtgtttgctggACTGACAGCTTACACCTTCCAGTCCAAGAGAGACTTCAGCAAAATGGGAGCGGG ATTGTTCACTTGCCTGTGGATCCTCATCATTGCAAGCTTCATGCGT TTCTTTTTCAACAGCGACAGCACAGAGCTGGTCTTTGCTGGAGCCGGAGCTCTGGTTTTCTGTGGCTTTATCATCTATGACACTCACCTGCTGATGAAGCAGCTGTCTCCCGAGGAGCACATCCTGGCCTCCATCAACCTCTACCTGGACATCGTCAACCTCTTTCTGCACATCCTGCGTATGCTTGACTCTATGAAGAAGCACTGA